The Drosophila suzukii chromosome X, CBGP_Dsuzu_IsoJpt1.0, whole genome shotgun sequence DNA window AAAGTTTGGTTGAAGGCCAACTGCAGTTTAACTCTTCTTCTTCCCTGCCTGTTCAGCTTCTTCTTGTTTTAGCCAAAGAGAAGAGAAGCCTTACAAAATGCACTGAAAAGCAGACACAACAAATGCAAAAATATAGGTATATACaaatgaaaaaagaaaaaccgcCTGTCGAGACACATTTTAGCAATAAATGCAAACTGCGAAAGAAGTGGAAAAATATAAgagaaaaaataaacaacaataaaCCGAGCAGCAAATCACGGCGGTAGAAAAAGAAGAAGCGCGAACCAGGTAATCAGCACCACCAAAATGGCACAGTGGGTCAAAAATATGGTTTTTACAATATTACTGGTATGTAGAACAAACTAGCTCAATATGGAACAGACACTAACAAGTTAGTAATCATAAATATTCTATTTTCCAGCAATATCATTTACAAGTTTTCGATTAAATTGGGTCAAGTTTACAATTAATTATGATTATATTGTGTACCTATATAATCTCACTAGAATCCCAATCATAGCAAATAGTTTTTACTTATAGccaaataaaatttgtatattttactttttattcTAATGTGATAATCAGCCCATTTGGTTATTTTTAGATTCAGTTtatacatttaatatttaatataatcatataaaatgaaatatatttatttataaatataaatgaaactAAATAATATTAGTTATTAGGGAATGTTTGCAGTAAAATGCGGAGTTTCGGCCCACTGTTTCCACAGGAAGCCGGCAAGAAGAAGCATTGGAGGGAAAAAGCGAGCCAAACAAAAGGTATAGGTAAAATGTAGTTTGGCTGAGCAGCTGCTGCTTTTCCCCGCTTTTTGCTTTTGCTCTCCGATCGCGTTTACCTGGTGTCCCTTATTTCACCTCTTACCTCTCACCTTTTCGTTACCTGTTCGCTTTTGAGGAAGGAAGGAAAGGGGAGGGGTGGAAACAGGGTGAGGGGATGGGAAGAGGCAATAAACCTGCTGCAACGACCCGAAAAATTTGCATCAGCAACGGAAAAGGGGAAGGAAATGGAAAGAAACGCATCGAAATTCCCAGGCATTTATGAGCAATTTccataatttaataattttacaAACGAAATATGTAAGTCACTCGGACAAAGGTAATACAAAAGGTAATACAAACCACTTTTCAATCGAAAATATTACCTATTACGTTATAATATAGTACATAATATTGCCTATTAATGATAAACACGAAGAAACTTTTGCAATAAAGTTACTATTTTTgctatttttatttcaattgaACAATAACAAATATTCTTAAATGGGTAAGTaaacttcaaaaaatgtttgcaaaAAGAGAGAAGCTGATAAGACTTAAATTTCTTTGAGAAATAATCAATACCATCAACAATCGCTCTGGAAGCGATATAAAACCGAATTTCTCCAAGTGTATGGGTGACAAATGGATAATCTTAGTGCGGGTGGGtggcaggtaacaacatagaAACAATAATCCGAAAATTTCCAAACGGTGCAAGCCAAATCGAGAAAAAAGAAACCCAAAACCGAACCAAATCGAAAATAAACGAAATACTATCCAAAACAGTAATCGTAATTGTTGGATCATATTTTTGCCCCCTCCACGAATTCATGTATTTTCCGATTTTGTTTAGGCATGTACAAAAAACCAGTGAAAGTTCTCAGCGAACGTGTCGCAACATAATTAAACACGAAACAAAAAACTTACCTCACTTCCAGTTGAATGTAATTCCAATTAATTGCGCGAGGCGAGATCCAATTCCATTTGATTCttgaaataaaaaaccaaaaaacacTCAGAAACAAccgaaaaaaattattaacaaAAATTGTTGGGGGATTTTTCTTCACGATTTCACAATATTTGCAATTACATATTTGTTgtggttttggttttaataACTGGTTTTCAGTTGTCAATTTGTGATATTTACTGTTGTTCACTTTTTGAAACAATATATTACCAAATGTGTTATTTGTTCTGAAATcatttttcaaattatttcttaaatattgccatgtatgtatgtttatttacgttgtattttaataacttaaatttaataattgtgGATAGTGTTCGCTTTTAATAATGGTTTATAAATACGGTAATTGTTTATTATAATATCTTTAAGCTTATTTACTGTTTGTTTATTCGTCGAAATTGGATGATTTGCGCAATAGCACGGactaacaaaaacaaacaccTGCAAACGCGCGCAACTTGCACAAGCTTGTCGACATTTACCGTTGCTCTGCCGCTGTTGCGTCTGCGCTGCGTCGACGTCAACGCCGAAAACGCTGCAACTTGCACCCTgggattttattttgttgttgctgcgcGTGCGTGCAACTCGCGGCACAGAAAAAAAAGCGAAGACAGAACACACTGAAAACCGAAAACAAACTCCGCTAAAAGAAACCGACGGATAACAACGAAACAACAACGAAAACGGAGCGAGCGGACACAACCGCGGCGATCGACGATCAAAATAACAGAGGTGGggaaacatcgatgtttccATCGATGTTTTCAAAGCGTCGGTAATCGATGTTTGGCACGTCAACATCGATGTTTCCCATCTCTTTCGAACACAAAAATACTGGAATCGATCAAATAAACGACCGTACTGCGTGATCGAAAAATCCCACATCGCTGCTGAAAAAAATACTAAAgcccaatttccaccacgcaCTATTTTCGGATTTTTCAATTGGCAACGCGAAGTGGAGCCCGCAAACTATCGATGCTATCTAATTAAATCATCACTCACCCATCACTGCTTTTCTTATTATGTTCTCACAGCTTCAtgcattttatattatctatcTTAACTATTACTTCAGATTGCCGACTGGAATATTTAGATTTAATCTGAATTTTCATTTgatcttaaaaaaatgtttacacaTTTTATGTACATTTGACGGGACCAATGCCTTGAGGAGTTGTAATTTCAGCTCGTTTAGTCTGACGAAACAGTAACCGTTTTTTTCTAGAAACCACGTCCATTATTATTAAGATTTAAAAATCATCTGCTTGACGAAGAATTTTATCAAActacttttacactttttttgttaaataaaaaaacccGAAGTCCACAAATGTTTTCTTCCCATGGGTCCAACATCTTCTGTGTGGCAGCGTGTGAGCACACGAAATCTACCAGTGGTCTTTGAACTAATTTATTGTATGCCCACGAGATCCGCGTTTGTTAATAGATCGTCATAAACATTCTGGCAGGGGTCTCGATACTTTTAAAAACTGTGGAGTACACATCAGATATGGAGAATGCGTTCTTATGAAAGTGTCCCTCATGTGTGTCCTAacttaaaaagtttttataatacGTTTTGCTCATCATCGTTTTGCTTTTTAAGAAAAGGATCAAGTGTATTTGATTTATTCGATTCGGCTGATGGACGGATATAGAGCAGCGGTTCTCTTGGTCGATGGAGCGAACATCTGATCGGCATAAGCAAATCGTATCCAGGGATAGGAACTTGCAATTTCTGTTGCTCcgaaaaaaatgcaaaacaaCGCAAATctaaatacaattattttgttgatacTAGACAATGAATCAAGGATGAGAAGGCAAGCGTAGTGAAAATTGAATAGGGACTATTGTAGGCCAACAGTGGCGCCACGAGAATATTCACAAGTTCGAACCGATTGGACCTTTTCAATAATTTTACGCCTTCCTCGTTTTCGGTTCTTCCACATCCATTTTGTAAGCCACAATTTTGGGATGTGGATGCGCCTTCAAATGGCTTTATTTATCCAAACAATGTACGTTTTGGTGCAACAGGTGCCAGGTCTTGCCAAGAAGAACTAAGCTGCACGTTGGTCATTGCCTTAAAAAAAGCATAGCTAATTTTTTTCAAGATTAGAATCAATTGCTAAATTCCGAGCCGTCGGAAGGGTCCTGCACCACCGTAATTTTTCATATTAGAATGCATTTAATTCTCAATAAAATCGCAAAGTACACAATTCACCTCAACTCGTAAAAAATACTGAATAAAAAGACTGAAATCGATTTGAGTGTGCGGTTCCATTTTCCCCTGCAGCGAGTTGTAGAGATTTCATCCTGTCTCTTTCTATCATGTGTATTTCTTATGGAAGAAACAGTCGCTGAAGCGAAAGCCTCCTCTGTGTGAGACCTCATTTTTATTtcagtatttatttatttattttagtatttGAGTATTTTTCCGAGTTAAGATGGCTTCTTTACTTGGCGTTTCGGGATTTAATTGGGAAAGAAATGCATTTGCTCTGCAAATTTCACAAGTCAGATGGTATAGGACCATCCAACGGCTCGGAACTCGGCAAATCATCTCGTCGTAAAAAaagtttctttaattttttttttaatgtccaACTTCCTCTTGGCAAGACCTTTATATTCTCTATCTTAACTATTACTTTACATTGCCGACTGGAATATTTCGATCTAATCTAATTTTTCATTtgattaataaaaatgttttcacaTTTTATATACATTTGACGGGACCGATGGCTTGAGTTGCAGGAGTTGTAATTTCAGCTCGTTTGGTCTGGCGAAACAAATAACCGTTTTCTTTCTAGAAACCACGTCCATTTTTATTAAGATTTAAAAATCATCTGCTTGGACGAAGAATTTTATAGAactattttttactttttttgttaaattaaaaaaaagcgGAAGTCCAAAAATGTTTTCGATATTGAGGATGCGTTCTCATGATTTCTTATGAAAGTGTCCCTTATGTGTGTCCTAACTAACTGCAAGAAACCTTCGTTTAACAGGATAAATACCTCAAAGTGCTCTCTCGCACAGTAGGTTGAGCGATGATGATTTCGGTGTGCATCTGCAATTACATCATAAGAGCTTCGTCCCAAATCATCGGAATCCCCTGAAGTCCTGTAGGTTACTCACTATTCTGAAGCTCTTTTAAGAGCTCTTTACTCCGTGTATGTAAGTACGGGCGATCATTAAGGATAGATTTTTGTTTCACAGTTGTGTGCTTGCTGAAATTCGAATTCACGGAATTCATTTTGTACTTTCTGAAATACGAATCCATGGAATTCATTTTGTCGCTTACAAGTCCgactaaaatttttaaaaatttatgtgCTTGGCATGAGAAGTACTTGAAAATTAAACCCGTCTGTGGACTATATGGCAAAGGCCTCTGAGTTTAGGCATACTACCTTTCCGCCAGGCTTAATTGTCCAGCAACTGCAAGTAAAACTCAACTCGTGCTTCCAGAACTAATTTATTGTATGCCCACAAGATCCGCGTTTGTTAATAGATCGTCATAAACATTCTGGCAGGGGTCTCGATACTTTTAAAAACTGTGGAGTACACATCAGATATGGAGAATGCGTTCTTATGAAAGTGTCCCTCATGTGTAATTGTCCAGCAACTGCAAGTAAAACTCAACTCGTGCTTCCAGAACTAATTTATTGTATGCCCACAAGATCCGCGTTTGTTAATAGATCGTCATAAACATTCTGGCAGGGGTCTCGATACTTTTAAAAACTGTGGAGTACACATCAGATATGGAGAATGCGTTCTTATGAAAGTGTCCCTCATGTGTGTCCTAacttaaaaagtttttataatacattttgCTCATCATCGTTTTGCTTTTTAAGAAAAGGATCAAGTGTATTTGATTTATTCGATTCGGCTGATGGACGGATATAGAGCAGCGGTTCTCTTGGTCGATGGAGCGAACATCTGATCGGCATAAGCAAATCGTATCCAGGGATAGGAACTTGCAATTTCTGTTGCTCcgaaaaaaatgcaaaacaaCGCAAATctaaatacaattattttgttgatacTAGACAATGAATCAAGGATGAGAAGGCAAGCGTAGTGAAAATTGAATAGGGACTATTGTAGGCCAACAGTGGCGCCACGAGAATATTCACAAGTTCGAACCGATTGGACCTTTTCAATAATTTTACGCCTTCCTCGTTTTCGGTTCTTCCACATCCATTTTGTAAGCCACAATTTTGGGATGTGGATGCGCCTTCAAATGGCTTTATTTATCCAAACAATGTACGTTTTGGTGCAACAGGTGCCAGGTCTTGCCAAGAAGAACTAAGCTGCACGTTGGTCATTGCCTTAAAAAAAGCATAGCTAATTTTTTTCAAGATTAGAATCAATTGCTAAATTCCGAGCCGTCGGAAGGGTCCTGCACCACCGTAATTTTTCATATTAGAATGCATTTAATTCTCAATAAAATCGCAAAGTACACAATTCACCTCAACTCGTAAAAAATACTGAATAAAAAGACTGAAATCGATTTGAGTGTGCGGTTCCATTTTCCCCTGCAGCGAGTTGTAGAGATTTCATCCTGTCTCTTTCTATCATGTGTATTTCTTATGGAAGAAACAGTCGCTGAAGCGAAAGCCTCCTCTGTGTGAGACCTCATTTTTATTtcagtatttatttatttattttagtatttGAGTATTTTTCCGAGTTAAGATGGCTTCTTTACTTGGCGTTTCGGGATTTAATTGGGAAAGAAATGCATTTGCTCTGCAAATTTCACAAGTCAGATGGTATAGGACCATCCAACGGCTCGGAACTCGGCAAATCATCTCGTCGTAAAAAaagtttctttaatttttttttttaatgtccaACTTCCTCTTGGCAAGACCTTTATATTCTCTATCTTAACTATTACTTTAGATTGCCGACTGGAATATTTAGATCTAATCTAATTTTTCATTtgattaataaaaatgttttcacaTTTTATATACATTTGACGGGACCGATGGCTTGAGTTGCAGGAGTTGTAATTTCAGCTCGTTTGGTCTGGCGAAACAAATAACCGTTTTCTTTCTAGAAACCACGTCCATTTTTATTAAGATTTAAAAATCATCTGCTTGGACGAAGAATTTTATAGAActatttttcactttttttgttaaattaaaaaaaagcgGAAGTCCAAAAATGTTTTCGATATTGAGGATGCGTTCTCATGATTTCTTATGAAAGTGTCCCTTATGTGTGTCCTAACTAACTGCAAGAAACCTTCATTTAACAGGATAATTACCTCAAAGTGCTCTCTCGCACAGTAGGTTGAGCGATGATGATTTCGGTGTGCATCTGCAATTACATCATAAGAGCTTCGTCCCAAATCATCGGAATCCCCTGAAGTCCTGTAGGTTACTCACTATTCTGAAGCTCTTTTAAGAGCTCTTTACTCCGTGTATGTAAGTACGGGCGATCATTAATGATAGATTTTTGTTTCACAGTTGTGTGCTTGCTGAAATTCGAATTCACGGAATTCATTTTGTACTTTCTGAAATACGAATCCATGGAATTCATTTTGTCGCTTACAAGTCCgactaaaatttttaaaaatttatgtgCTTGGCATGAGAAGTACTTGAAAATTAAACCCGTCTGTGGACTATATGGCAAAGGCCTCTGAGTTTAGGCATACTACCTTTCCGCCAGGCTTAATTCTCCAGCAACTGCAAGTAAAACTCAACTCGTGCTTCCAGAGATGTTCGATATCGAGGAACTCACTAAACATTAATCGGATAAGGCTTCTTTCTagctttttaatttttcagtTCGTTGTCCATGTCCACATTTTCCAAGATATTTTCCATATCCAAATCGTTGTCGCAGCGTAAGAGTGCCAcaatataaacaaatatgGAAATGTTAAAACTAAGGACCGAGAAAATTGTGTTCGAACTGGGCGAATGTGCTTGaacttctttatttttttaggcAACAGATTTCAAATCCTTAACTGGCTACTTAAATGGGTCTTAACTAATTACTAAAACTAGAGAAATACATGAACAAGGCCTTTTTATTACTATCCCTAGCTTGCTGTAAAACATATGCAAGGCCCTGCACATGGGCTCATTTAGAGCGTAATTTGTTCTGGGCATAGGTATAAAAAAGGTTTAATAGTTCTTAGAGTTATACTAGGTACGGACAGATTAATAATATTTAGCAAGTCAGGGCAATCAAGTTAATTAAGTATGAAGGGCGACGCAATTACATTGCTTCGATCTTGAAGTTAGAACAGAAGCACAAGACGGCGTTTAGCACTATAGGAAGGAGCGGAATCGGTGAAATGAAGACTTTGAAgggcaaaaaaagaaaagcttttACACACATGGCTAACGCGACGGATATGAATGAATCCAGTCGGGTTCCAAGCAAAATGCCTAACCAAAAATAACCAATAACATTTTTGACGATTTGAGAACAATTCATTCGCTATTCTTCGGTAAATACATCTCTACAAGGCATTCAAAAAGACTAGCAtgtctttttattttttatatttttttctgaaCTTTTGTTCTGAAATGAAGAccgaaatgttcttaaaatgACGAAAATCACGAAAACTTTGTTATTACTAttatcattatttatttttgtgcccttatcttcctttttttttagaGCTTAGcctattttgaaaaatttttgaGTTGTTGCCTATCGCTATCACTGAAATTACCGTGCATATCGATATATCGATAGGTAAAATAAACGATTACACGGAAAAGTTGGGAGGGTGACTCCGCTAAATAGCACACTATTCCGACGGTAGTTCGAGTACGGTCTCACTAAAATGTTGATATGATGTCAAGGCTAAGCTAGGACACCTCGCTGTCGATCATCTGGCAACTCCGCCTAAGCAGCTGTCCGGGACTtagaaatttgtaaattttttgagataaaacagatttttaaaactaatatCCCTGGGGAAGTAGCCACAAGTTGCAGTTGGAATCTATGAGCCTGCTCTATCGGCGACTTGGAGCGTCTCTGAGGGGCTTTTCCCGGACCATCCACCCACTCCTAGTACCCGAAAACAGGCAGAAACCAAGGGCACCTGCGGAAACCAAGCGATTCTACGCCGGCAAAGCTATGGGTGGCCTAAAGTATCTGAACCAAAAGGAGGCCATCGACGTGGACCAGGAGCTCTTCAACGAGTATAAGTTCAGCGTGGACCAGCTGATGGAGCTGGCCGGACTGAGCTGCGCCCACGCAGTGACCAAGTGCTTTCCGGTGGAGAAGCATCCGCGCATCCTCGTCTGCTGCGGCCCGGGAAACAATGGGGGCGATGGCCTGGTGGCCGCCCGGCACCTCGCCCTGATGGGCTACACACCCACCATCTACTACCCCAAGCCCACGGCAAAGGCGCTCTTCGAGAACCTCAGCCACCAGTGCCGCCGGATGGAGATCCCCAGCGTGGCGGAGTGTCCCTCGGTAGAGGAGGCCGCCAGCGACTTCGACCTCATCCTGGACGCCCTCTTCGGCTTCAGCTTCAAGCCGCCGGTCCGGGCGGATTTCGTCGCCGTCGTGGAGCTGATGCAGCAGACCAAGCTGCCGATTGCCAGGTGCGATTGATACGCCCGGGGTTCAAGGTTCATCTGAAGCCGGCTTTACACCGATTATCTGGGTGCAAGGTTTCTATATCCATCGAAAGATCATAAGCTTTAGTAATTTCTGAAAATCAGGGGATATACACAGATTGCCAGGCTTCAAGGTTCATCTGAAGATCAGGGGTTATAGATGTTCTTAAAATATGCGCTTTATACGTATTATCAGGTGCAGTGGGTTTTATATCAATCGAAAGATCATTAGAATTAGTATTTTTATAGGTTTTGTTACTATTTCATGTTTGGCAATCCtacaattatttataaaatagttttttaaatcATTCGTTCACCCAAAAACATCACCCTTTTTACGATGAAATTCATTtggaataataaataatgtaaataaTCCTTGTCTATACCTCAAAGTCATCTTCAACTCGTGTTGCTTTTACCTACTATAGATTTATTACCATTCAGTTATGTGATCTTCAGACAGGGATATTTTTCTCATTTGAATTTGAGGtgccaaaatatattttgttcttatctgctTAATCCATAACTAATGATGTACCCTCATTGCAGCGTGGACATTCCCAGCGGCTGGGACGTGGAAAAGGGAAAGGTGACTGAATGCGATCTGGAGCCGGCTCTGCTCATTTCCCTCACGGCCCCGAAACTTTGTGCCCGCCAGTTCCGCGGAGAACATCACTACTTGGGCGGGAGATTCGTACCGCCGGCTCTGCAGTGCAAGTACGATCTGAATCTGCCCCCGTATCCGGGCAACGAACTCTGCGTCAAGCTGTGATTTATACATATACTCGACTGCCTATAAATAATACAAGCTAAATCTATAGTTCCAAGCCGATTTTTGTGCATCTGGAATGGATGGATAGTTGGTTAAAAAAGTGACTAGAAAAGGTAGAGGGGaaaaagagataaataaaatatttacctTAAAAACTGATACGTACGTTTTCTTGTTATAATCGAGAAGAGTTCAACATTGTacttaaaaaatgatatatttaaaagcttgTCTGTGCCTTCTAAAATGTAATATTGTACATTTTCTATCTAAAGATTTAGGTTCTCCcttgtgttttattttatatattaaatattatataaagtcTACAATTAAGAGGGTTTATCTACTTGTACAGGCGATTGTAGTTCTTGCGCCGGCGATCCTCTTCGAAGTTGTTGTTCCTGGCCCACTCCTTGAGGTTGCCCTTGGAGCGCAGCATGGCCGACTTGGAGTCCACGTCGCGCAGCACGAAGGGCGAAAAGCCGGCCGTGTAGTCCTGGTCCAGGGCGTTCGTCTTGGTCTTGGCCACGCGCGACGGCATCTGGCGGGGCATGGGCTGGTC harbors:
- the Naxe gene encoding NAD(P)H-hydrate epimerase, which gives rise to MSLLYRRLGASLRGFSRTIHPLLVPENRQKPRAPAETKRFYAGKAMGGLKYLNQKEAIDVDQELFNEYKFSVDQLMELAGLSCAHAVTKCFPVEKHPRILVCCGPGNNGGDGLVAARHLALMGYTPTIYYPKPTAKALFENLSHQCRRMEIPSVAECPSVEEAASDFDLILDALFGFSFKPPVRADFVAVVELMQQTKLPIASVDIPSGWDVEKGKVTECDLEPALLISLTAPKLCARQFRGEHHYLGGRFVPPALQCKYDLNLPPYPGNELCVKL